In Daphnia magna isolate NIES linkage group LG7, ASM2063170v1.1, whole genome shotgun sequence, a single genomic region encodes these proteins:
- the LOC116928138 gene encoding putative protein TPRXL — protein MDCRSSFYAKSPSGLFLHSSSPVGHTFQNYSVFFGLPVQSQPLGFRPCCLLPSPSLHRSSSTPSPHRSSSTPSPHRSSSTPSPHRSSSTPSPHRSSSTPSPHRCFRLRQCLCRIAIL, from the exons ATG GACTGCAGATCTTCCTTCTACGCAAAATCGCCGTCGGGACTATTTCTGCATTCATCTTCTCCAGTGGGCCACACAT TTCAGAACTACTCTGTCTTCTTCGGCCTTCCCGTACAAAGTCAACCATTGGGATTCCGGCCTTGCTGTCTTCTTCCTTCGCCTTCTCTTCATCGCTCTTCGTCGACGCCTTCTCCTCATCGCTCTTCGTCGACGCCTTCTCCTCATCGCTCTTCGTCGACGCCTTCTCCTCATCGCTCTTCGTCGACGCCTTCTCCTCATCGCTCTTCGTCGACGCCTTCTCCTCATCGCTGTTTTCGTCTACGCCAATGCCTTTGCCGCATCGCCATCCTCTAG
- the LOC116928121 gene encoding cytochrome P450 4C1, producing MITALLVAILLVLLTVLFLAYRRWECSSFVKTIDLIPGPKKRPIVGNATSLPRESDEIMQTIQGKWIKQFGRIYRSWLGFRTFVHISTPHFVEKILTSQTFIEKGKSYSILTPWLGEGLLLATGAKWKKNRRLLTPAFHFQILDNFFDVFNKNADILCDQLAKAQSSEGVKETDVFPFLKKCTLDIICEAAMGIKINAQLEDTEYIRNVHRISEIVVERFFSFGHFLPDWAYHCTSKGREHFKILKQIHGFTSKVIRERKEEIAREEVQNNDAENSEEIKNRRAFLDLMLLAVKDGVELSEVEIRNEVDTFMFEGHDTTASALVWFLYCMGTNLEHQELVREELNDVFGNSDRSCTIEDANKLKYLECCIKESLRLYPAVPNITRYISEDFELGGYKIPTGASLSVQIYALHRNEDYFPDPNIYKPERFQMDESIGRHAFAFVPFSAGPRNCIGQRFAMFEEKVLASALLRRFKISYNLAKHGPSKANAELVLRLKHGMPLNLVSFS from the exons ATGATAACAGCTCTGCTTGTTGCCATTTTGCTAGTGCTTCTTACAGTGTTATTCTTAGCTTACCGCAGGTGGGAATGTTCCTCGTTTGTGAAAACCATCGACCTGATTCCCGGTCCCAAGAAAAGGCCTATTGTGGGAAATGCCACGTCATTGCCAAGAGAAAGTGATG AAATTATGCAAACCATCCAAGGCAAGTGGATAAAGCAATTTGGCCGCATCTACCGAAGTTGGCTTGGATTCCGTACGTTTGTGCACATATCTACTCCACATTTCGTAGAg AAAATTTTAACAAGCCAGACATTTATCGAAAAAGGTAAATCCTACAGTATCCTCACCCCGTGGCTTGGTGAAGGACTCTTGTTGGCAACAG GGGCTAAGTGGAAAAAGAACCGTCGGCTTCTCACTCCGGCATTTCACTTCCAGATTCTTGACAACTTCTTTGATGTCTTCAACAAAAACGCCGATATTCTCTGTGATCAATTGGCCAAGGCTCAAAGTTCTGAGGGCGTCAAGGAGACGGATGtctttccatttttgaaaaaatgcacTCTGGACATTATATGTG AGGCTGCAATGGGTATTAAGATAAACGCACAGCTAGAAGATACGGAATATATTCGAAATGTTCACAG GATTTCGGAGATTGTTGTCGAGAGATTCTTTTCCTTCGGTCATTTTCTTCCGGATTGGGCATATCACTGTACATCAAAGGGGAGagaacatttcaaaatattgaAACAAATTCACGGTTTTACTTCGAAG GTGATTCGGGAACGAAAGGAAGAGATTGCTCGTGAGGAAGTGCAAAATAATGACGCTGAAAATTCTGAAGAAATAA AAAATCGAAGAGCTTTCTTGGACTTGATGTTGCTTGCTGTTAAGGACGGAGTTGAACTTAGTGAAGTGGAAATTCGTAACGAAGTTGACACATTCATGTTTGAG gGTCATGATACGACTGCTTCCGCACTAGTTTGGTTTCTCTATTGCATGGGCACAAATCTAGAACACCAA GAATTAGTTCGAGAGGAGTTAAACGATGTGTTTGGAAACTCTGATCGTTCATGTACGATTGAAGATGCTAACAAATTGAAATATCTTGAATGTTGTATCAAAGAATCACTTCGTCTATATCCGGCCGTGCCAAATATCACGAGATATATAAGTGAAGACTTTGAGTTGGGAGGATATAAAATTCCAACCGGTGCGTCTCTTTCAGTGCAAATCTACGCACTTCATAGAAATGAGGATTATTTTCCCGATCCTAACATTTACAAGCCGGAACGTTTCCAAATGGACGAAAGCATTGGTAGACATGCGTTCGCTTTCGTACCTTTCAGCGCCGGACCTAGAAATTGCATTG GTCAGAGATTTGCAATGTTTGAGGAGAAAGTTTTGGCGTCGGCTTTGCTACGTCGGTTCAAAATTTCTTACAACCTAGCTAAACATGGACCATCCAAAGCCAACGCAGAATTAGTGTTAAGACTTAAACATGGCATGCCACTTAATCTCGTGTCATTCTCATGA